The nucleotide sequence AAAACATACCTTTTAAAGTTTGCTTTTTTATTAAAAATTATATAAAGATATATGCCTTTAAACATAATGTCTGTTGCCATAGCAACCCATGCGCCAAACATACCAAGAGTTAATATTTTCACCAAAACAAATGCAGCGGGTATCCTAATTAGGTACATACCAATAGTTGTTGCCCAAAAAGGAGAAGAAGTATTTCCTCCCCCTCTTAAACCGCCCATAAAAATTAAAACCATTGCAAAGAAAGGTTGTGCAATTGAAATTATTTTAACTGCAATTCTTGCATAATTTATAACACTTCTCTCATCAGTAAAAATTCTTATAAATAAATCTGGGAAAAAGAATAAAAGAACACCAACTCCACTCATAATTAGAAGTGTAATTTTTAAAGAGTTATATGTGTATTTTTTTGCAAGATCTTCATCTTCTTTTCCTATAGCTTTACCAACAAGAGTTGTTGTTGCATTTGTGAAGCCAAAGCCTGTATTAAAAGAAAGGGATTCTATGTTTATTGCAATTCTATGAGCAGCAAAAGCTTCTGTTCCAATTCCAAGAACAATATTACCAAAAAATAGATTTCCAAAAGAAAACATAAATCTTTCAAGAGATGCTGGAAAACCTATTTTAAACATATTTTTTATAATTTCAAAATTTAACTTAGTAAATTTAAAATCTACATAAAAACTTCTTTTTTTATTAAAAATCAAAACAAGATAAATTAAAAGAGCAACTCCTTTAGAAAGAGAAGTTGCAATAGCTGCTCCTTTAACACCCATTGCAGGAAATCCAAATTTACCAAAAATTAATACATAATCAAGAAAAACATTAATAGTGTTTGAAATTAGTGATAGATAAAATGGAGTCTTTGTATCACCTATTCCTCTAAAAATAGCACCAAATATTATTGGTGAAACAAAAACAATTGAAGGAGTAATTATATAAAAGAAGTAATCACCAGCTAATTTTTTTAAAGCAACTTCACCACTAAATAAATAAAAAACTCTATATGA is from Caldisericia bacterium and encodes:
- a CDS encoding MATE family efflux transporter, with the translated sequence MLLLNHKKIFKEEDVDINKEILNLSIPAVGENLLHTVFSFVDMAFVGRLGALSLAGVGLANQLIFVFLALMVAINIGVNVLVAQNYGAGKIEKTKDIVWQGIYFSIFLSILFFIFGILFSYRVFYLFSGEVALKKLAGDYFFYIITPSIVFVSPIIFGAIFRGIGDTKTPFYLSLISNTINVFLDYVLIFGKFGFPAMGVKGAAIATSLSKGVALLIYLVLIFNKKRSFYVDFKFTKLNFEIIKNMFKIGFPASLERFMFSFGNLFFGNIVLGIGTEAFAAHRIAINIESLSFNTGFGFTNATTTLVGKAIGKEDEDLAKKYTYNSLKITLLIMSGVGVLLFFFPDLFIRIFTDERSVINYARIAVKIISIAQPFFAMVLIFMGGLRGGGNTSSPFWATTIGMYLIRIPAAFVLVKILTLGMFGAWVAMATDIMFKGIYLYIIFNKKANFKRYVFD